From the genome of Pelagicoccus enzymogenes:
CTGCAGCAGCTCGAGGCATTCCGCTCGCAGGACTCCGACTTCTACCTGCAGGCTGTGGTTGATGGTGGGGTAGCTATTGACGTCGTAGAGTCCGCCCAGACCGCCCATCTTGGGATCGGGTACGGCGTAGACGACGCGTTTGAGCCGGGACATCATAGTTGCCCCGGAGCACATGGGGCAGGGCTCCTTGGTGACGTAGAGGGTGGCTTCGTTGAGCCGCCAGTTCTTTATAGCGTCGCTTGCTTGGGTGATAGCCAGCATTTCGGCGTGGGCCGTCGGGTCGTTGGTGGATTCGACGCGGTTGTGGGCGGCTCCGACGACTTCGCCTCCGT
Proteins encoded in this window:
- the tadA gene encoding tRNA adenosine(34) deaminase TadA; protein product: MPNPPKPAPECPFEKRYPSALQRDDRYYMELAYNQAIEAWRENEVPIGAVIEYGGEVVGAAHNRVESTNDPTAHAEMLAITQASDAIKNWRLNEATLYVTKEPCPMCSGATMMSRLKRVVYAVPDPKMGGLGGLYDVNSYPTINHSLQVEVGVLRAECLELLQAFFQLKRDMGKASI